In a single window of the Proteiniborus ethanoligenes genome:
- a CDS encoding Fic family protein, translating into QATEQATEQADEDIIKLLEFCKIPRSRSEMQEFMNLSHRENFRVNILNPLIKGGLLKLTVPDKPTSPKQKYYSENR; encoded by the coding sequence AGCAAGCTACCGAGCAAGCTACCGAGCAAGCTGATGAAGATATCATAAAACTATTAGAATTTTGTAAGATTCCTAGAAGTAGATCAGAGATGCAGGAATTTATGAACTTAAGTCATAGAGAGAACTTTAGGGTCAATATACTGAATCCTTTGATAAAAGGAGGATTATTAAAACTAACAGTACCAGATAAACCAACAAGTCCAAAACAAAAGTATTATTCAGAAAATAGGTAG
- a CDS encoding iron chaperone: MEIFEEYLGKIDNLEHREKTKKVLTWVSETFPNLSPRTAWNQPMFTNNGTFIIGFSIAKKHLAVAPEEETIHRFSKDIIEAGFNHTKQLMRIPWDKEVNYLLLEKIIEFNISDKAGYSAFWRK; the protein is encoded by the coding sequence ATGGAAATTTTTGAAGAGTATCTTGGGAAAATAGATAATTTAGAGCATAGAGAAAAAACTAAAAAAGTATTAACCTGGGTAAGTGAAACATTTCCAAATCTATCACCAAGAACTGCATGGAATCAGCCTATGTTTACGAACAATGGTACATTTATAATTGGATTTAGCATAGCTAAAAAACACTTAGCAGTAGCACCTGAGGAAGAAACAATCCATAGATTTTCTAAAGATATAATAGAGGCAGGCTTCAATCACACTAAGCAGTTGATGCGTATTCCGTGGGATAAAGAGGTTAATTATCTATTACTGGAAAAAATCATTGAATTTAATATTTCTGATAAAGCCGGTTATTCAGCATTTTGGAGAAAATAA